The nucleotide sequence CGCTCCGAAGCTGGAGCGCGCGCTCGTCTCCTCAGCGCGCCTGCTGCGCCTGCTATACACATGGAGCGTGCCGAGCACAGACAAGCAAGCGCCGCCTCCGTGCTGAAGTCCGCGCCCGAGCCGTCGGACGCCGACGGGAAGGATCGCCCGCCGTGGCACTGGGTCCGCTTCAGCGGTCGGCATCTTCGGCGCGTGGCTCCCGCTCATGGCGGTCGCCCAGAAAGCTCTCCGACGCGCTCATCCTCCGCGCGGTGGGCCACGTCGGCAGCGCCGAAGAGGCGGCGCGCTCCCTGGCGAACGCGTCTGCCCAGGATCGCCTGCGCGTCGGGCTGATGCTCGCCATCCCGCACGGGCTCGCGCTCGCCATCGCCGCCGTGGCCGGAGGCTTCCTCGTGGGCCGTTTCGGCAAGGGCCTCGGCCTCGCGAGGGCCACGATCGCCGGCGTCGCCTTTGGGGATCGTCATCGGCGGGCTCACGTTCGGCGTCGTGGGCGTGTCGGGCTTCTTGGCGCCGCTCGCCCTGGCCACTCCGTTCGCCGCCGCCGGCGGCGCGCTCGGTCGGCGCAGGGCGCGCCGCGACGGCGCCTCCGCGCCTACTTGATCGGCTCGAGCTTCTTCTGACCGTAGGTGGCCCGCAGGTAGCTGCGCAGGGAGAACGCCTCGCGGCCGTACTTGTCGACGGTGCCGTCGGGCCAGCGAATCTCGAGGGTGGCGGCGTTGCGCCCGGCCGCGCAGGCCGGGACCCCGCCGAGGCCGAAGAGCAGCGTGCTGCCGTCGATGCTGTCGTAGGTGCCTCGGCTCGACTCTTCTCGCGCACGATCACGCGGTCTCCCACCCGGACTGTGACCTTCGTGCCGAACGCGTCGCCGTGCACCTTCGCGCCGTCGCCGCGGACCTGGAGCGCGAGCCACGTGTTGTCTTGGCCGAGGGTGTTCTCGAAGAGGAGGTTCGCGCGGCCGCCCCCTTGATCGCGCGCGCCGAAGAGCAGATCGGGATCGCCGTCGTGGTCGATGTCGGCCCAGGCGAGGTTCTGGCCGGCCTTGCCGCGCTTGCCGCCGGGGCCGTGTCGTTCACTCCCGACGTGAGGCCGAGGCTCGTGAACGCGCCGTCCGCGCCCTGATGAAAGAGCCCGAAATAGCCCTTCTGCTGCGGATCGGAGAAGCTCGCCTCGTATTTGTCGGTCCGCGTGACCGAGAGATCGAGCCGACCGTCGTTGTCGAAGTCGACGGTCGCCGCGTCGATGTCGCCCTCGTTGTAAGGGAGCCCACGCGAGAGAAACTCGTTGGCGAACGCGAAGCCCGCGTCTTTCCCCTTGTTGACGAGCAGCTGGCTCGGATCGCTCCAGAGCCGGCTCTCGTCGGCACCGTCGGCGTGGCTGATGGTGGCGAGCCACACGTCCGGGAGCCCGTCGCCGGTGATGTCGGCGCAGTCGATGCCGAAGCCGTTGCTCCCCACGATCTTGTCGGGCGTGACGGGCTGCGGGTCCTTCCCGTTACCGGTGCGCGGGTTGTAGTAGTTGCCAGTCGCCAGCGCCGCGAATCCGCGCTCCGTCGCGACGTTCGTGAACGCGCCCTTGCCGTCGTTCTCCCAGAGCTGATTCCACCCGTAGCGGACGCTCACCCCGTAGGTCGACACGAAGACGTCGAGGTCCCCGTCGTCGTCGTAGTCGCAGGCCACGAGCCCGTCGGTCGGCTGGGCCGGCACGCCCGGGAGGCGCTCGCCCGTCACGTCGGTGAAGGTGCCGTCGCCCTTGCCGAGCAGGAGCGCGTTCTTCGCCGAGTAGCTCGTGTGACCATTGCCGAGGAAGAGGTCGACCTTCCCGTCGCTGTCGAAGTCGGCGAACACCGCGTTCGCCACGTATTTCACGCGCTCGACGCCGCTCCCGGCCTTGGGCGTGAAGTGCCCTTTTCCGTCGTTCAACAGCACCACGCTCGTCTGCCCGGCGAGGTCGATGTCGAGGCCCGCGAAGCAGTCTTGGTCACCGTCGTTGTCGACGTCGGCGAACGCGAGGAAGCCCGCCTGCACTCCCCGCAGGCCCGACGACTCGGAGATGTCCTCGAACGTGCCGTCGTGCTTGTTGCGAAAGACCAGGTGCTCGAACGGGATGCCCTTCTGCGGGTTCGGGAAGAGCGAGTGCATGACCGCGTCGTCCCAACCGTCACCGTCGACGTCGACCAAAGCGAGGCGGCTGTGGTCGTTGATGGGGATGGGCGTCGCGGGGGTGGGCACGAAGTTGCCCTTCTGGATGCCGCTCTTCTCCGAGATGTCTTTCAGGTAGTCCTGCGCGGGCGCGACGAGCGCGCGGGTCGCGCACTCGGTGCCCTCGGGCGTCACGACCGCGGGTCCCCCGTCGTCGGTGGTGCTGCCGCCGCCCCCGGGGGTCGTCGCAGCGCTGCACCCTGCCGGGAGGGCGAGGACGAGCGGGAGCAGCGGCAGCGCCGCGGCGACGAAGAAGCGGGGACCCGACATGTGGCGAAGGAGAGACATCGACGCCAGGTGTGACCGGGATCCGTGCGACATGCACGTCTCAATTTGCGCTCACGGCCGCTCCTGGGCGGCGGTCACACCCTCGGCGAGTCGAGGGTGAACGTGTCGGCCCAGTCGGCTCGCACCTGGCCGCTCGCGTCCTTCAGCCACCGCATGCACAGGCGTTGGGGGACGCGAATGGTCGACGGAGCCTTGTAGGTGCCGAACACGTGATACCAGAGCGAGGTGGTGACGCCGTGGTTGAAGCGCGCGTCGACGAAGTGGTGCGTGAAGTGGTGCCGACGCGCCCAGCGCGCGTAGGGCCCCACGCCGCCGGTCACGTGCTCGAGCCTATGGAGCACCTCATACGCCCCGTAGAAGGCGAGCAGCCCACTGTGTACGCGAGGCCAATCGCGGAGCCCGCGATCGCCACCGCGGGGACGGCGACCACCGAGCCCGCCGCGGCGCCAGCGCACAGCTTCTTCCACGTGGGGGCGAAGTAGTCGCCCTGGCTGTGGTGGCGAATGTGCTCGACCGCGAACGGGTTCTTGCGGAACCGCTTGTCGTGCCCGAGCCAGCGGTGGATGACGTACTCGAGGAAGGTCCACGTGAGCGCCCCCGAGAGCGCCGCGACGAAGGCCCACACCACCGACTTGCCAAGCTCGCTCATCGTCGTGACTCCCCAGTGTTCGCTGTTCTTCGTGCCTTCGAGGCCGCGCGTCCGGCGGAAGATGCTCTTTCAGGTCGAGCACGTCGAGGAGCTGGCCGCGTCGGCCGCGTCGGGCGAAGCGCCCCACCCCACGAGCAGCGCGCGCACGCCCGAGAGCAAGAGCCGCTCGGTGTCGATCGCGCCGGCCGCCCGGCTCGCCTGCTTCTCCATCTGCAGGACGCCCTGCGCCAAGCCGAACAGGCAGAGCGTGCGCTCGACGTGATCGCCCGCGGCGAGCTCGCCCGCCTCGCTCGCCGCCGCGAGCGCGACGCTCACGCCCTGGAACGTCGCCATCATGCTCGCCATGATCGGCTCGGCGGCGCCGTCGTCCTCCACGAGGACCCGCGGATCGGCGAGGGTGGTGGCGAGCAGGCCAAAGCGCTCGGGGGTGGCCCGCGCGAACTCACGGTAGGAGCGCGCGTAAGCGAAGACCACGGCGAGCGGCGACGCGTCCCGGGAGAGGCGCGCCCGGCCGCGCTCGAGGTGAGCGCGGGCGTCCGCCAGGGCCTGCAGCACGAGCTGCGCGTAGAGCGCGTCCTTCGAGCCGAAGTAGCGGTACAGCGCGCCCGGCGTGTAGTCGACCGCGGCCGCGAGCTTGTGGATAGAGAGCCCCGCGAAGCCCTCGCGCTCGACCATGCCCATGGCCGCGTCGAGGATGCGCCGCTGGTTGTCGCCGTGGCGACGCGCTCGCGGGGTGCTCGGCATTTCGTAAACCATGGTCATTTAGTAAATGACGTTCACGCTTTCGTCAAGGGCGCTCGTGCACGGTCCTCGTCGGGCTCCCAAATTGGGCGTCCTGGGCGGGGCTGGAGGGCGCGGGAGGGTCGGCGCGAGGCCGCGCTCAGTCGTCGTCGACGCCGTTCTCGCCGAGGGTCTCCCACTCCATGCGCGCGAGCGGCACGCTGTCGGCGTACACGGCCATGGGCGCCACGGCCCGCACCACGTCTTTGACCTGCACCGGGAGGCCGTCGATCACCATCGGGCCTCGGGCGTAGCCGGCGAGCTCGAGCGCCGTCTCGAGCAGCGACTTGGTGACGGGCGGCTCCTCTTGGATCGGCGCGTCCTCCGGGAGGTTCGCGGCCTTGCGCGCGTGCTCGAGCGCGTGGCGGAGGCCCCATCTCGTCGACGAGCTTCTTGTCGAGCGCCTGCCCCGCCCACACGCGCCCTTGCCCGACGGCGTCCACCTGCTCGCGCGTGAGCTTGCGACCCTGCGAGACGCGGTCGACGAACACGTCGTAGAACTGCCCCACTTTGCGATCGAGCTCCGTGCGCTCGTCGGGGGTGAAGCCGCGGAAGAACGACTCGGCGTCGGCGCGCGGCGTGGTCTTTCGCACCTCGACGTTCACGCCGAGCTTGGCGAGCAGGCCGCTCACGTCGGCCTTGCCGTAGAAGATGCCGATGCTCCCGGTCACCGTGAGCGGCAACGCGTAGATCTTCGTGCCGGCCGCCGCGACGTAGTACCCACCGCTCGCGGCGATGGAGCCCATCGACACGATGAGCGGCTTCTTCTGCGCGAGGAGCCGCAGCTCTCGCCACATGACGTCGGCCGCGAGCGAAGAGCCGCCGGGCGTCTCGACGCGCAGCACCACGGCGCGCACGCTCGAGTCCTCGCGGAGGCGCTTGGCGCTCTCGGCGATGGTGTAGCTGCCGCAGAGCTTCATGCCGAGCAGCGGCACCGTGCTCGAGCGGCCGTCGATCATGTCGCCGTCGACGTAGAGCAGGCCGACCTTGTTCCGCTGGCCGAAGCGGAGCGGCGCGACCGCCTCTTCGACGTATTTCTCGACGGCGACCTTGCGGCCGACGACGTCCTGCGTGACCCGGTCGAGCTCGTCGTCGAAGGCGAGCGTGTCGACGAGCTTCGCGTCGCGCGCCTCGACGGCGACGAACGGCCCCTTGCGCGTGACCTCGCGGATCTGCGCCTCCGGCATGTGCCTGTAGAGCGACATGTTCCGGACGAACACGGCCTCGTTGTTGCGGAGCAGGTCCTCCTGGTCGGCGCGCGCCACGTCGCTCGCCGAGCGGTTCATGAGCTGCTCGGGCGCGGACTTGTGCGCGCCGATGCGGACGAACTCGGCCTTCACGCCGATCTTGTCGAGGAGCCCGGCGAGGTAGATGTGCGTGCTCTTGAGCCCGGAGTAGCGCACGCCGCCCGCCGGGTTCAGCACGACGCGGTCGGCGCTCGCGCACGCGAAGAGGCCCTTCGGTCCCGCGGTCTCGAAGCTGCACACGACCTTCTTGCCGCGCGCGCGGAGGAGGCGGAACGCGTCGGCGAGCTCTTCGGCGTGGGCGAACGACGTGGCGGGCTCGTCCCGGAGGAGCAGCGTGACGGCCTCGATGTCCGCGCGCTCCGAGAGCCGCCAAAGGCGCCGGAGCAGGCGCACGTGGCTGCGGGTGCCGGGGGTCGCCTCGAGGCGCAACGTCACGGCGTGACCGCTCCGCGGGATGCTCGCGGGGCTGTCGAAGTCGGCGAGCCCGGCGGTGAGGTACTGGCCGGTGTCGGTGGTCCTGCCGAGGGCGTTGCCGACGATGGCGCCGCCGCCGAGCGACGCGCCGCGCAGGTTGAGCTCGAGGCCGAGCGTCGCGAGGTAGGCCGGATCGCTCTGGCTCAGGTTGCCCACCTCCACGTCGCCGCGCGCGCGACCCACGCCGGGGATGTCGACCCCCAGCACCGCGCGGGGCCGCGCCTGGTCGGCGCCGTCGTAGTAGCGCACCTCGGCGCCGATCTCGAACGCGCGCGTGCCCGTGGGGCGGAAGGACGCGGCGGCCACGTACTGGCGATCGAGCACCGGCAGGAGCGTTCGCGACGTGCCGGTCTGCAGGGGGAAGCTCGCCGGCCCGTTGAAGTCGTGCGCGACGAGGCCGAACGCGAGGCGAGGGCTGGGTCGGTACGAGACTCCGGCGCTCAGCGCGACGATGCCACCCACGTTGCGGTTCGGCGAGAACGAGGTCTGGAGGGTGGCGCCGAAGGAGAGCGAGCGCGACACGCTGTAGCCGAGGCCCCACGTGAGCCACACGTAGTCTTGCCCGAAATAAGGCCCACCCGCGGTGCTCGGCGGAGAGATGTAGTCTACACGGAAACCCGCCCCGAGGCCCCACATGACGGGCGTGGAGAGATCGAACGAGTGGCCACACGCGACCCGCTGCGTGTCGGTGCAGCGCACGCCGGTCCAGCGGAGCTCTTTCCCGGTGAGGAACCCCAGGTTCGCGGGGTTCAGCACCAGGGCCTCGCCGGAGTCCTCGCTCGCGGCGCTGCGGCCCGGGGAGAACACGCGCTCGCCTCTCGCGGGGAACGGCTCGGCGTGCGCGAGGCCGGTCGACGCGACGAGCGCGAGCTGGGCGCCCGCGGCCAGGGCCACGAGGCGTGACCTGCGTGACGTGCGGGACCTGCCAGACGTGCGTGGGGAGCGTGACTTCAGGGTTGGGCGCTTCACGAGACTCCTTGCCGGCGTGCGGCGTGCGGGCGATTCAGCCGAGCGTGGCCAGCTCGCGCAGCGCCGCCGCCTCGGCCTCGAAGGTCTTCTTCACGAGCTCAGGAGAAGACAGGCTTCTCGGCGACGCCCCGGGCGAGCGACACGTTGAGGTCGAGCGTGCCTCGCACGGTGCGGCGCGTGCGCCCGGTCTCCAGCGGCTCGAGGAGGTAGCTGCCGCTCGACGCGAAGTACTTCTGCCACTCGGGCTTCACGTTCGCCTTCAAGCGCCACGAGGCGGCGTGCCGGCGAATGTCGTACGGTGGTCTCTTCCCACGCGCACATCTCCGGGGTGACGTACTTCTGAGCGAACGCGGGATCTTCACGTTGGCGCGGAACGACCACACGCGCTCGAGGCGATCGACGTCGACCTTGTGCGTGAGCTGCGTGAGGGCCTCGATGTGCGGCAGGCGGGCCGAGAGCTTCGCCCCGAGGTCGGGCGAGAGGAACGCGAGCTCGAGCGCATCGAGAGGGATGTCGAACTCGTGGGTTATCTCGAACTGCACGTCATTCCTTGCGCTTTCGTGGCGGGTCGCAGCGGCGTGCACCTGCCACCGTGGTTACAACATACCCCGAGCGCGCGCGACTTCCTGGATTTCGGAGCGGCGGCGCGCGAGCTCGTCGTGATCCTTCACGGGCAGAAAGCGCGAAGCAGCGCCGTCGCGCGGCACGACCACGTAGCCCGCGTCGAGGGCGGAGGTGAGCTCCTGGAGGAGCCTCTCGAACTGGATGGCGACGCGCCCCTGCACCTTCTTCTCGACGGCGAAGTAGGTCCACGGGATGTTCGCGGTCGCGAGGGCCTCGGCCGACACGAGGAAGGTGTTCGTAT is from Myxococcales bacterium and encodes:
- a CDS encoding ASPIC/UnbV domain-containing protein is translated as MARAPGPRRRREGARRRVRHEGHSPGGRPRDRAREESSRGTYDSIDGSTLLFGLGGVPACAAGRNAATLEIRWPDGTVDKYGREAFSLRSYLRATYGQKKLEPIK
- a CDS encoding VCBS repeat-containing protein, with amino-acid sequence MSGPRFFVAAALPLLPLVLALPAGCSAATTPGGGGSTTDDGGPAVVTPEGTECATRALVAPAQDYLKDISEKSGIQKGNFVPTPATPIPINDHSRLALVDVDGDGWDDAVMHSLFPNPQKGIPFEHLVFRNKHDGTFEDISESSGLRGVQAGFLAFADVDNDGDQDCFAGLDIDLAGQTSVVLLNDGKGHFTPKAGSGVERVKYVANAVFADFDSDGKVDLFLGNGHTSYSAKNALLLGKGDGTFTDVTGERLPGVPAQPTDGLVACDYDDDGDLDVFVSTYGVSVRYGWNQLWENDGKGAFTNVATERGFAALATGNYYNPRTGNGKDPQPVTPDKIVGSNGFGIDCADITGDGLPDVWLATISHADGADESRLWSDPSQLLVNKGKDAGFAFANEFLSRGLPYNEGDIDAATVDFDNDGRLDLSVTRTDKYEASFSDPQQKGYFGLFHQGADGAFTSLGLTSGVNDTAPAASAARPARTSPGPTSTTTAIPICSSARAIKGAAARTSSSRTPSAKTTRGSRSRSAATARRCTATRSARRSQSGWETA
- a CDS encoding TetR/AcrR family transcriptional regulator — encoded protein: MVYEMPSTPRARRHGDNQRRILDAAMGMVEREGFAGLSIHKLAAAVDYTPGALYRYFGSKDALYAQLVLQALADARAHLERGRARLSRDASPLAVVFAYARSYREFARATPERFGLLATTLADPRVLVEDDGAAEPIMASMMATFQGVSVALAAASEAGELAAGDHVERTLCLFGLAQGVLQMEKQASRAAGAIDTERLLLSGVRALLVGWGASPDAADAASSSTCST
- the sppA gene encoding signal peptide peptidase SppA, with the translated sequence MKRPTLKSRSPRTSGRSRTSRRSRLVALAAGAQLALVASTGLAHAEPFPARGERVFSPGRSAASEDSGEALVLNPANLGFLTGKELRWTGVRCTDTQRVACGHSFDLSTPVMWGLGAGFRVDYISPPSTAGGPYFGQDYVWLTWGLGYSVSRSLSFGATLQTSFSPNRNVGGIVALSAGVSYRPSPRLAFGLVAHDFNGPASFPLQTGTSRTLLPVLDRQYVAAASFRPTGTRAFEIGAEVRYYDGADQARPRAVLGVDIPGVGRARGDVEVGNLSQSDPAYLATLGLELNLRGASLGGGAIVGNALGRTTDTGQYLTAGLADFDSPASIPRSGHAVTLRLEATPGTRSHVRLLRRLWRLSERADIEAVTLLLRDEPATSFAHAEELADAFRLLRARGKKVVCSFETAGPKGLFACASADRVVLNPAGGVRYSGLKSTHIYLAGLLDKIGVKAEFVRIGAHKSAPEQLMNRSASDVARADQEDLLRNNEAVFVRNMSLYRHMPEAQIREVTRKGPFVAVEARDAKLVDTLAFDDELDRVTQDVVGRKVAVEKYVEEAVAPLRFGQRNKVGLLYVDGDMIDGRSSTVPLLGMKLCGSYTIAESAKRLREDSSVRAVVLRVETPGGSSLAADVMWRELRLLAQKKPLIVSMGSIAASGGYYVAAAGTKIYALPLTVTGSIGIFYGKADVSGLLAKLGVNVEVRKTTPRADAESFFRGFTPDERTELDRKVGQFYDVFVDRVSQGRKLTREQVDAVGQGRVWAGQALDKKLVDEMGPPPRARARAQGREPPGGRADPRGAARHQVAARDGARARRLRPRPDGDRRPPGAGQRRGAGRGAHGRVRRQRAARAHGVGDPRRERRRRRLSAASRRPSRALQPRPGRPIWEPDEDRARAPLTKA